In a genomic window of Microterricola viridarii:
- a CDS encoding HAAS signaling domain-containing protein, producing the protein MTDARLPDARLPDARLADAATAYLARLDAALDGVDEGTAAEILAGVREELLGQDAAATGARIRELGDPEFIAAEARGALPGEPAASTPAAAPVSGPSPASADARPEPAWFAVLAGLLVMLGGVVVPVLGGLAGYVMVWLSTAWTRRQKLIATAVPVVYLAVLCAVAALVTGGAQPPATGAAGAGSSEAGAAANPLLPAGYDVLWSGVLLLAVVQLGVGAWLLAAARRTRMRRAG; encoded by the coding sequence ATGACTGATGCACGCCTGCCTGACGCCCGCCTGCCTGACGCCCGCCTCGCCGACGCCGCGACCGCCTACCTCGCCCGCCTGGATGCGGCGCTCGACGGGGTCGACGAGGGGACGGCGGCGGAGATCCTCGCCGGAGTGCGGGAGGAGTTGCTCGGGCAGGACGCCGCGGCGACCGGTGCGCGCATCCGGGAGCTCGGCGACCCGGAGTTCATCGCGGCCGAGGCGCGCGGGGCGCTGCCGGGGGAGCCCGCGGCATCCACACCCGCCGCAGCACCCGTGTCGGGACCCTCGCCCGCGTCCGCCGATGCGCGGCCGGAGCCGGCCTGGTTCGCGGTGCTCGCCGGGCTGCTGGTGATGCTCGGCGGCGTCGTCGTGCCCGTGCTCGGCGGGCTCGCCGGCTACGTGATGGTGTGGCTGTCGACGGCGTGGACCCGCAGGCAGAAGCTGATCGCGACAGCCGTGCCGGTGGTCTACCTCGCGGTCCTGTGCGCCGTCGCGGCCCTCGTGACCGGCGGGGCGCAGCCGCCGGCGACGGGCGCTGCCGGCGCTGGATCGTCCGAGGCGGGGGCCGCGGCGAACCCGCTGCTGCCCGCCGGCTACGACGTGCTGTGGAGCGGCGTGCTGCTGCTGGCCGTGGTGCAGCTCGGCGTCGGCGCCTGGCTGCTCGCCGCCGCGCGCCGCACCCGGATGCGCCGGGCCGGCTGA
- a CDS encoding Type 1 glutamine amidotransferase-like domain-containing protein encodes MASGAGKALMERRNDPTHDYILDLTGKERPRVLFVGTATGDEPGYILSFYQTYDSDRCAPHHLPLFHRTLDDLAGFVRGFDVIHVGGGNTANMLDVWKRQGLDVILREMWEDPASNAVFTGGSAGGICWFEGGTTDSYGPTLRVLPESLGFLPGSFSPHYDAEDQRQPLYHAALKSGELGPGYAVGNLQSVHFTTTAGRAGAEFVRAISPVDGGLALTVAAVDGQIVETPLPITVLATTRAAGGSVSA; translated from the coding sequence GTGGCATCTGGGGCGGGCAAGGCGCTGATGGAGCGCCGCAATGATCCGACCCACGACTACATCCTGGATCTCACCGGCAAGGAGCGCCCGCGGGTGCTCTTCGTCGGCACGGCGACGGGCGACGAGCCGGGCTACATCCTGAGCTTCTACCAGACGTATGACTCCGACCGCTGCGCCCCGCACCACCTGCCGCTGTTCCACCGCACCCTGGACGACCTGGCCGGCTTCGTTCGCGGCTTCGACGTCATCCACGTCGGCGGCGGCAACACCGCCAACATGCTCGACGTCTGGAAGCGGCAGGGCCTCGACGTGATCCTCCGCGAGATGTGGGAGGACCCCGCCTCCAACGCCGTGTTCACCGGCGGCAGCGCCGGCGGCATCTGCTGGTTCGAGGGCGGCACCACCGACAGCTACGGGCCCACACTGCGGGTGTTGCCGGAGAGCCTCGGCTTCCTGCCCGGCAGTTTCAGCCCGCACTACGACGCCGAGGACCAGCGCCAGCCGCTCTACCACGCGGCGCTGAAGAGCGGAGAGCTCGGCCCCGGCTACGCGGTCGGCAACCTGCAGTCCGTGCACTTCACGACCACGGCAGGGCGCGCCGGCGCCGAGTTCGTGCGGGCGATCAGCCCCGTCGACGGCGGCCTGGCCCTCACCGTCGCGGCCGTCGACGGGCAGATCGTCGAGACGCCGCTGCCGATCACCGTGCTCGCCACGACGCGCGCCGCGGGCGGATCGGTCAGCGCATGA
- a CDS encoding PadR family transcriptional regulator, whose translation MSEDVGAQLRKGVVEPCILGLLAREPMYGWQLSEQLVGHGMIASIGTLYPILGRLRAQGLVSSFDEASPAGPVRKFYELTDAGRGRLAAFRQQWAPFSATVLQLVGPLDPRKDDSHD comes from the coding sequence ATGAGTGAGGACGTCGGGGCCCAGCTGCGCAAGGGCGTCGTCGAGCCCTGCATCCTCGGGCTGCTCGCGCGCGAGCCGATGTACGGCTGGCAGCTCTCGGAACAGCTCGTCGGCCACGGCATGATCGCCAGCATCGGCACGCTCTACCCGATCCTCGGCCGGCTGCGCGCGCAGGGGCTGGTGAGCAGCTTTGACGAGGCCTCGCCGGCCGGGCCGGTGCGCAAGTTCTACGAGCTGACGGATGCCGGCCGCGGCCGCCTCGCCGCCTTCCGGCAGCAGTGGGCTCCCTTCTCCGCCACGGTCCTCCAGCTCGTCGGCCCCCTCGACCCACGCAAGGACGACTCCCATGACTGA